From the genome of Podospora bellae-mahoneyi strain CBS 112042 chromosome 2, whole genome shotgun sequence:
ATGGGACGAAGGGCAGGGACGAGTATAATATAGACACCCGCAGGAAaggccggtggtgggggggaggggggggggcaacGTTTGAAAGCCCGAATAGCGACggtctcttttttttcatggGACGACAGAACCAAGCCTTTTCCTGGTCCCCTGCTCCTAGCTACACAGTTCTCTCTACCGACAGGAGCACAATAGTGTAGCTCCGTTTCACACTATTATCCAGAGCCTTGCGTTTTTCTCCTGGGATGGTCGTCAACAGGCAGCGCGGGGGAGTCCCTGTGCTGGGTTGAGTGGCCACGTTTTGGCGAGGATTTACTCAGGGAGCGCCGGTTATCGCTCGTGCGTTAGAAGCACGGCGCACAGTTCCAGCGTCTTGACATGTGGAACGACGTCCGCGCCAGTCGGGTCGTATTTGCTTTTTTGCCATACATATCATGATGCCTATTTCCCCTTTGGAAAACCAGACGATATCGGCCGTGGGATGAGATATTTTCCTGCAATAGGCAATGCCCCGCGTTGGTCTACACATACTGTCGTCACATAGCATTACTGATTGGCTGCCCGGCAGCTTGGAAAGGGCTAGGCGGTGCTGCTCGCTGCCCATCTCGGGGCGTGGTGGTGCGTGGAGGTTGCAGTCGAATGGGGGGGCAGTTTGGGGGTCCATATGGGGGGGCTCGGGGGGGCCACTGGAGGGTACGGGTGGTAAAGCTCGCGTGCTTGTCCTGGACCCTGGCATGGCATCTGGCAGGGGCCCCGGCCTCGCTGACGACAGGCTAGGATCAAAGATGCCGCCGCGGCGCCACTGGGACAGGCCTCATTCTTATCCGATGACAATGATTGGCCGCCCTTTTCTGGGTAAAGCCGGTGGGATGGTGCTCACGAAGGGCTGCGGGGTCGACGGGAGCTAGCATTCTGCGAGGACATCGGCGCAGGGCAGGGAAGCGGCGCCAAAAACGACGCAGAATCACCCGGCTCTTTTTCGTGCGACTCCGACGTCGCTGGAGTCCTAGTGGCCGTCCTACGCTACTCATGTCCCTCATGTCCGCTTCCCTCCGGCGCATCCCGCGTTTAGTCATTGAAAAGGCAgacgagctcctcgacaCGACGACGGCAGGGTTGAGGGTTGCGGTTTGGCTGATCAGCCTCCGGTCTTGCAGCAGGTAATATTTGCTGCTATCTGTGCAGTTGTAATGTGAACTGGTAACCAATTCCCAACTGACCACTGATAGGCATTTATTTGAAGCTGGCCTCTCCCGGCCATCTTGGACGTCGAGCCCTTGTTACCTAACCAACACTGCCAACCCCCATTCAGCTGTCAAAGTCACAAATATCGCTCAAACATAAACGGAAGACCAACATGGAAGGACATGTTTCGAGATCGGGCAGAGcaagctgttgttggtgattgaATGTGTCTAGTAGTCGAGTTGAAAATAAGGCAGGCAGGACACCACCATTCGGCATCTCGTCGTCATGATGTCTTGCAGCCTGCATTTCCTTGCATTTCACTTTCTGTCTCCTTTCGATGACGCACTAGGGCGTGATATCCCTCAAGCTGCGCCATGGCTCTTGGTCTCGACCAGTGGGTAACCAAGACTTTCCCAAGATCTGTTTTGTATCCACACGGGAAAATCCGACAAATCGTAACCTCTTAAATTCAACCAGGACACCCCTTCCTCATGGGGAGCCCTACCCCAATGGGGTCAAGGATATCCCGACTTTGACGATGAGTTGGGAAAAAACGGCCGACGGAAAATACGATCTAGGTGTTGGGTTCTTTGTCTGTTTGTTCTCACCACCAGGGAAAAAAACTACCGAACGACCTCCTCATCTTGAATATGACGGAGGCCGAGACGGGTAGGTTTGGGGTTTATCCTTGGTATACTCTAGCTGGTGAGAAACAAATATGGGGGGAGAATTGTTCTTTGGAACTTTCATCTTTTCTAGCAACCAGGGTGTGGACCAACCCAGCAGCACCTATGCTTTTCTCGAACTGCTGGGCAGAAGTCAAATGATGATGCCTGACGACGAGCTTTGGGGTGTTGTGTTGATTTGTTCTGTTTCTTCGCCCCGAGCCCCGAGATCCCCCGGCCGGCGTAAGTGCGAACGGCGCTTGGGTAGTGTAGTGGGCGGAGTTTCGGAGCCAGGcccgatgatgaagagggtaCGGGGACTAGAACTAGATGACTGGGGACCGGGGGAGAGAGGGATCTCGGAAGGAAACGGCTTGACGCGGCTCTTTTCGATGTATTCTAGATTTAATGTAGGTGTGGGCATGACACGCGCGCGGGACGGTGATCAGATAAGAAAACACCAGGATCttgtttgaggatgagagccAGTAAGGGGAGGTTGCATTACATGAATGCATGCTGTGTGGTTTTGATGGTGTCGGAAGGACCGGAGCGGCAGGACTGAGTGAGCAGCAAGAATGGCAACGGGTACCTGGTGGTTGTGTGTAACggaggacgacgacaacgacctCGGCCGAGAGGGACATCAACATGGGACgtgggggttgggtatgTTGAAGGGGAACACTCAGCTCGGCGAGCCCTTTTTCGTCGGCGAATTCCTCGCTGTTGCGAGCGCCTCCGTCCCGTTGGTCTCGTCTCGTCTCAGGTTGTCTAGAGACCAGACCAGACCAGGTCGAGAATATTCATCGTCTCATCTTTCCAAACcctcttcttgttcctcctcctcgtcctccttctcctcttcttcacttcCACCGTTTTCTTCATGCCAGTCCTGCTATTTCCGACAATTTAAGCTTCACAATGACACCGTCAATCTGCAGTCGCACAAACAAGCCTCCTGCAACCCATCTAGGCCAGATCTGTCCATGACAAGAGGCCATACATTCCCCAAAAGAGAAGACGGCCCCTGCGtataaggtaggtaggtagtctAGCACGTGGGTACGTACCCTGGATAGGTACGTATCTACGTACCTctttgctgccgctgctgctgtgatcCCCTACTACCACTAAAAATAACATGTGAAAGAGCAAAAGCCAAGAATGAGTCTATTTTGGCTTGGGGGAAACGGCGGCGCGTGTGCAAGATCATCTGATAAGATAATCTGTACCTGTTGGGGTGATGTGACTAGTAGGGGGATGTCGGACTCTGTGCGCTTGGCTGAGGGAGACGAGATTGATAAGATAATcagggtgatggtgaagttgggtgagTGTCGGCATGTCTGTCGGAGGAAACTGATCTGATAAGATTATTTAGGGGGTGGTATGGCCTGTTGGTGTACTTTGGGCTGGTGGGAGGTCTGATGTTCttttgttggggtggtgatatAAGAAGGGGGTTGTCTGTTGCGGGTGAGTTGAAATGTTGGCGGTGTTTCTTCATGTTATTTGTGATattgggggtgatgaagatggatggAGTGAGATTTGCTTATGGTGACGTGGGACCTCTCATCGTGTGcttttgtcttgttttcGGTTTACTTATATACGCCAGGCAGGTATATGCGGCATGAGTATATTCAGGCTGAGCTATCCTGTGTAAGCCTTGATTACATGTATCCTGTCATCAAAGGTTGTCGTGGGGTTTCGTTGGTTGGTTCTTTTAGCAGGCTCTGGTTTACATGCTCTCATTCATGTGCTCTCACTCATATGCTCTCACTTCTATGCTCTCATTTTCGTATAGAACTTATCGTCTCTCATCCCTTCAGTCTCATTCGGCATCCCATCTAATACCTCTTCGATAGAATTTATCTCGGTGGGTACAGAACTCCAAGCACTTACAGGGCAGCGCTTGCAGACCTACTTTTCCACAAAATCTCTCACACGACTATTCTCACGATTTTTCTTCCACAGTTGCTCTTATACTACTATTCTTATGGCTACTGTGTATCTGTTGCTCTTACATAACTGCACTTAAACCACTGCTCTTACACCATTGCTCCCACGCCACCTTTTATCATCTTTGCACAGTTTCTCTCGTCTCTTTCTGATTTTAAACGCACTGCTGGCCTAGAGTTGCATGAATCTTCAGACCGTAAAATCTCACAAATGTCTTCCATGGTAAGTCCCCTACAGCTTACTTAGATACCCAAGGGACCTTGGTAACCAAGCTAGACATAGCTTTCTTGGTTTCCTCAAATTTCACATGCTTCAAGGTGTTTGCAAACTACTAGTTTAAAACCATTGATCAAGTCTGGACTAAACATAcaaccctcccttccccgtgacaaggagaagaatgTGGTTCTTGTCTAGCCTTTGACGGGATTGGTTGTCTCCTATTCAGGAACGAAACAGGTGAAAGGAAGCTGAGAACCACACGCTCACAACTACGTACCTGTCCTACGTCTACGAGCAACAGACACAGACGCATTTCATCCGATTCAGGGATGCAGGGGCAGCGTGACACACCACCTCGTCAAATCATAAGACGACAACCTTGGACAGTGTATGATCACCAACACTCGAATGCCAGTAACCTACCTTTCAGGTCAAGCTCTCCATTATTTTCACATCGTATCACTACCAGGCCGTGGGCCGAATTCATATCGCCATGCACGTGAGCCGACAGTGCACCTTGCATCCCAACAGTCTATGACTCCACATTGCAAACtagcttttttattttccctACCTACTACATCTTCCAGCAGCTCCTTACATTCCTTGGGCTATATCCCAGCATGTGTCTTATCTCATTCATCACCCAACTTCCATTTGCCCAGTCTCACTTGGCTGTCCATCATCTCATATACAACTGACCAAAACCAATTTGCAGCTTCGAAAAATACAACAACACAGACAAAACCAAAGGCGGGtatctccttctcttttccagTCTTCACTCCCAACAGACAGCTCAAACAGTTGAATAACCAAAAGCACACAGCATACCATCACCCATCACAACTTCAAGGACAGAACGGACGAGAAGATATACAAACAGACCAACATCAGAAGGCAAAACTCAAAACGCGCAAACGATAAAAAAGACAAAACGTCCCAGtaaaaaaagtttataatttcaaaagataaaaaaaataaaaataaaaaaggaaGTATGTAACAGTCGTAACATGGTAATGTCGGTGGTATACGGCGGAGAGAGTTAGGTAATAGTTAGAAGAGAAATGAAAGAATCGAAAGtcgtgttttgttttgttttttgttttcttttaaACAAAAGGCGTCTCGGTCTAAGCTCTTCCGCTtttccatccccccctttccccccaatTGACTCCCAACCCCTATTCCCCCTTTTACCAACAATCATCAGAAGCCCaggagggaaaagagaaaaagaaaaagagaagtcTCGACTCGTCAACCCGCAGCCAGCTCAGCTAACCAGCCGCTTATGACACCTGCATAACCATAGGCCCGGCAACGGTAATCTCATCGGTAATCACACCCGTCAAAGGACCCGCGCTGGTCAAGCTGACATAGGTGACACCGGCCAAGTTCTGGGGCACCTCGCACCCGGCCTCCTGCGTGAAGGTAGTGAAGACAGTACCGCCGGGGTTGCCACCAGTAGTGAAGCCGCAGTGCGTAGCCCCGGCAGCAGCCTCGCTCTCCAGCCGGATGACAGTACCAGCAGTAACAGTCGCCGCGTCAATCCCCGcgcccaaggccaaggatggGAACGCAGTCAAGATCAAGTTCGACCCCTCAGGGCAGCTCTCGATAAAAGGCGCAGCGAGCGAAAAGACTTGCTTCGGCGTGAGAGGGGTGTCGAACGCCTGGGGGACGGCAACCACCCCGCTGGCGGCGCGGACAAAGGTCTGGTGGCGGGCCTcgatggtgaggatggagccggcggtggtgaggatggagcCGTCGGAgatgagggcggcggcgccgAGGTAGGCGGATACACCCACGTTCTCGaggacggcggcggtggcgacCATGCCGGCGGCGTCGGTGAAGCCGAAGTTGTATGTGCAAGGCTGGACGGGCTGGACGCCGGCCTGGGCGAGGGCGGATTGGAGAAGCACGACGTGCTCCTCTTCGGTCTTGCCGATCTTGGTCAGGTCCTCGATTTGGCGCTCGTTAAGGCCGAGGGCTTGGAAGTCGGTGACAGGGAAGCGGGCGAAGCCTTGCTGGTAGAAGGCTGCTTCGAGCCAttcgagggtgagggcgcTGGAGGGTAGGTTAGTGTCAAAGTTGGCTACATGGAACTGGTTTGATTGAGGTCAACTCACAACTGAAGAATGTCAAGATCGTTGATACCAAGAGCCTGAGCAGCAGCGTTTTGACGCTTCGCGTGTTGGTACATCTTCAGCTGggccttgttgagcttgggaATTGATGGGAGGGCCGAAGCAACAGCCGCAAGTCccgcaacaaccaccccaagtGTCTTTGTGAATGAAGGCATTATGTcggttgtgtgtgtgtgtgtgtgcgcgcgcgagcgagagagagagattcCCGTTTCTTTCCAAATGTCCTTTCGGTTATCGTTCCAAAGCTGTCGAGTTCGAGCAAAGACCAGTCCGGCTGCTTGTATAAAAGAAGAATAAGACAAGACCTGCCTGAGGTAGGTTGTGTATAAAAAgattaaaaaatattaaagctGTAAAAGCTGAATAGATCCAATGAATGGACTAAAGAGTGAGAGACAAGGACAGACTGAGGCtgcttttgtttttgtttttttttggaaaaaaaggagagTCAAAAGCAGACCAGTGCTTTGGGTAACGAATAGACAAAACACAAGGAGGcgtgggatgaggaggagaaagagaagaaggaggggaggggaaagaaaaaCGTCATGAGATGGGAAACGGCCATGGATAAAGATGGCCAGCCAAGGAGGATTCCCCTTGTCGTCCTGGTGGCCCGGCGGCTGCTGGCCCTTCCGGGTCCCGCAGTAATCACTGCTTGCTTCGAAAGAAATCTCGTTCAGGCAATGCGCAGGGTCGTTTCCAGCGCTCAGGGCGCGCGCCCCGGGGCTTCTGCTTCATCGAGTTCGGCTTCCCGTCAGACGGCAACCCAAGAGCAGCACTTCAGATGGCAGGACTGAGGACGTCGACGTCTTGGTGTTTCGTTTCCCTCGAGTCTTTGGAACCCCCTGCCGCAGCTACCGCCAATCacatcgccatcttcatctttaAAGTTAAGATGGAggctcctcacccccctgcTCGGGACCCAGCTCGCACGCAACGCCCTGTGTGGGGGCGAACAGCCCCAACCACTGAGAGCACGTGCCAAGAGTGTGCCAGGGGGTTGCACAGAAGCTTGGGGTAGCCGCGCTGGGGTGATCTGCGACAGTGGCGTACGCGATGCTCGTCTCAGGAACGTTTCAATTCAGACGGACCGCAGCAGAACCGACATCTTTTCCTTCTGTCTTCTGCCCCCTATCAAGCCTCTTGTTCATCCGAGCGAGCTGCCATCTTCATGGGTGGATACCTCTAGGTATTGCTCGAAGTTTATCGCCATCTCCATAACCTTATTGCGACATACAGTAGGCCGCTCCTTTCTCGTGACTGAGCGATAGCGTCGCATCGGTTCCTGACATGCAACCCAGtagaaacaacaagaaaatcATCCCGACGCCGTGTTCTTCTTCCGTGATATTCAAGGGGATCCCCATTGCATCCGTGATCCCGTCCACACCCGCCCACCACAACCCATCACGATTCGAATCCTGTCAAAAGATTGCCACAGTTGTTTCCAAGTGGCCCATCTGACGTCGAGATCACGGCCAGGTACCGTACTGCAAAGTAAATGTTTAAGCTTCTCTCAGGCCAGCCTACGGCCTAGAACTGCAACACCACAAGCACCTACCTACtcatgtgtgtgtgagtggaCATTGAATCAAGCCTCAAGCTCTTGACTCGCTGCCCAAAGCCAAGCACAAGGTCCTCCTTCGTAGAATGAATCTGGCAAACAGCTTCCTTTCTCCACGGAGCATTCCATTCCCTCCCTACCTACCCTACCTAAACCACGCCACTGCTAGCTATTAGCTACAGGTAGCTGGTACCGTAGACTCAGAcaaacctcaaccaccaacctcgagcTAAACTAAAAAACATCTCTCACGTCCACCCCCAACAGGCCAGCTTGTTTCCATTCCAAACACCGTCCCCCCATCTCTCAGaacccaccctcttccaagAATGATGATCTCGGAGTTATCTCCCTCagaacccaccaccccaactcTGAAATCTACAATCCCGAGAACCCTTCATCGAACAATcgaacaccctccccccctaaACCAAGGTCGCATCAAAATCCCACCCACTGCACAACCCCCAACTCATGTTTCGAACCACCTACTACTACTGTAGACAAAATCCCGAAATCCGAACATTCGCAtaaacctcaaccccccagcccccagcccagcccagccggCACTTCAGTCTTccatttttcttctcccttAAACATCCCGCACACATTATTTTCAGCCTGTAtaccaagaaaaaaaaaataaaggtGTGATACACACAGCCATCTTGAAACCGGAAATCGGCTTTACAGTCCACTAACCTACCTACACCAAGCCGcccaacacaacacacaaaaacCTCCTTCCACATCTCGACAATTCACATGCACCAAATATAACGTTAATATCGCGTTCATTAAACAACTTCCCTACTTGTGCTCATCTCAATGCTtgcccccccctccctctttccaTCATCCTAATACTACTCCCTTTCCATACCATCTCCCCTTTTCATCCCAGCCTACCTCCTCAGCTTTCCAGCAATGATGTCCCTCGGCTCtaaaccacccccatcaactTCTTCCCTTCACAACTCATTGCACTGATATCCCCCCACACCGGACCAAATtgttccttctcctcttctccatcttccatAATTCTTTACATACTATCCACTTAATCTTCCCACCAGACCTCATCTCCATTTCATAACCTCCGTAGTAGCATTGCAATCAATattacaaaaaaaaacaagtaTTGTAATGGCTAACAGATTACAAAGCATAAGGGTTAAGAGAGCGGATAGTCAAGCACCTGCAATACTTGTTAGTCATCATGATACTCATtaaacagcaacaagaaaaaaCTCACGGTGGGCTCTTGCTGAGATCCGTCTTGAGAATGACCGGCACGCGCGTCATCTCGGTAACATCCTGGATGtactccccgccctcctctctcAGCTTGAAAAGCTTGAGATACTTCTCCTTGTTGGTAAGGCGAGTCTCGGGCGCCTCGGTAACCGGCACCTTGGAATCCGACCGAGTGCGGTGTAGAGTCGACGAAGAGCGAGTAGGAGAGCCGGGCACGCTCTGAGTGGGGCGCTCGGCGAGAGAAGCACCAGCCATGGCCTCGGTGATGTCAGAAGCAttgtcctcatcatcgtcaaagAGAGCATCGGCCGACTCTGGCGCAATGGTGCCAGTCTCGGTCTGCTTGCGAGCAGCCTCCTCGCGCTCCTTCTTGACACGttcagcctcctcggcctggcGGGCAGCGGCCACGGCGTTGGAAACCCTCTGCGAGGCACCGCCAGCCCTGGGCCTCTCGTCCTCGGGGACGTAAGCCGAGCTGGGGACACCCTTCTCCCAGTAGAGCTCAAGAACACGCTTCTCCTTTCTgaactcggccttcttgagaGGGAGCTGGTCGCAGTGGACGCGCTTCTCGAAGCCCCAGTCGGGGATGAGCACATCAAACGCCGACTCGTAGACACAGACGACGATACCCTCGCTGATGAGATCGCCGTTGGTCTCCTGGCGGACCTTGTCCATGGTACGGCAGGCCTCGATGTGGACGCTCTGCTCCTGAGCATTCTGAGCAGAGTCCTTCTTGGTGTTGCAAGACTCGACCGTCTTGATGAGATTTTCCAAGTCTTCGGTGTACTCGGTCTCGGTAAGAACAGCTTCAAGCTGACGGTGAACCAAAATGTCGGCGTAGCGCCGGGTTGGGGCAGTGAAATGAGTGTAGAGCGGCACATTAAGAGCATAATGAGACCAAAGGTGCTGGGCAGTCTTGCCAGCAATAAAGTACTTGGCGCGTTGCATCGACTTCAGGAGCAGTGTTTCCATGCCCTTTCTGATGTCAGAATCGTCCACTCTGAACAGGCTGTTCTGGAGAGACCCGCTACTGGTCGAGTCAATCTCATAGCCCAGAGCGGACATGCGCTCCACAAAAGTCTGCAGACGGCGAGAGTTGGGAGGGGCGTGGCGGCGCAGAAGGGCCTTCTCGGGAAGAGCAGCGGCCAAGCGCTGAGCGACGTAGGTGTTGGTCTTGTGCATGAGCTCTTCAACGAGCTCGGTGGCCAAGCTGCTATCAAAGACATTGTGCTTGACCGGGATGTTCTCATCGTCAAGCTGCTGGAGCAGACGAAGAGGGGCGATAGGCTCACCGCCAGCACCGAGGCGTGCCTCGTGGAACTTCTGGGCAaggaggctgagaagctgGATATCCTTAGCGCCAGCAACGGGGTGGCTGAAGCCGGCCTGGTTAGAGAGAGCCTCGTCAATCTGAGACAGCGACAACTTGCCGCCGCTCTTGACAATGCCCTTTCCAATCCAGGTGTCGCCTTCGGCAACAGCGCCAGTGTGTGGGTTGACGTGGAAGACAACGCTGACGGTCAAGCGATCCTCCTCGGGAGTCAGGGCACAGTACTCGCCGGACAGCctgggtgggagaagagcgCAGAAACGGTTCATGAGCTGAACGGCGGTGCCGCGCTTCTTGGCCTCTCTGTCGACGAGCGAAGCTGGCTTCACGAAGTGAGTGACATCGGGAACGTGAACACCTATCTCGACCTTGCCATCAGGCAGTGTCTTGACGTGGACACCGTTTCCAAGCTCGGCAGTGCTTTCGAGGTCGAGGGTGAAGACCTTCTCGCCACGGAAGTCTCTGCGGGAGCCGAGGGCCGCCTCATCTTCCTTTGCGATAGTCCAGTCCGGAGGGTTCACACTGCGCAGAACAGCATCGGAGAACTCATCCGAAGAGAAGTTGTTGTCACGCAAAAGAGCATCCGTTTCAACCTTAAGATCACCCATCTTTCCGAGCTTTTCGACCAAAGTACCGAAAGGATGGAGCGAGGTGATGGGCCAGCGCTTGATGCAGGCAACGAAGATCTGGTCGGCGTAGTCCTGGTGCTTCTCAACAAAGTCACGAGGAGCCTGTTCAGTGGGAATGGCAATCAAGGGAACACGCTTGTCAGTAGGCTTGAACCACACaatcttgggcttctcctgAGCGCGGTTGTCGTGATGGCGAGAGTTGGACCCATCACGAGCGGCGCGCTCGgcctcctgcttctccttggtAGCCTGGCTGCTGGGACGGAGGAGACCCAGGGTGCCGGAGAACATCTGACCAGCAACACGCTCAATGACAGCAACAATATGGCCGGCATAAAGAGGCTTGGACTCGTcgttgatctcctcctcctcgacgagaaggaggctcTGACCCTCCACTTCAACGTCGTCATTCTTCTTTTGGGTAGGGCGCTGTCTCAAACTGccacggcggcggaggcCACCTTCGGCGCCATTGTCGTCATTAGTGCTGCCCTGGTTTGTTCCGGCGGTGGACCCAGACCGAGTGTCGGTGATAtccttgcgcttcttcttctcctccttctcgcgCTTCTGAGACCACACCTCGTCGACATCAAGGAGCTCGACAGCCACCAGGTCACCCTCAAGAGCGCGGTTGCGATCCTTGCTGCCGCAAATAAAGATATCGGCATCGAGCAGACCATCTTGAGTCGACACATAAGCGTCACTACggttcttcttgttgaccCGGAGGATACCCGAAACCAGCTGCCCGTCGCCGAGGAGAGCAGGAAGGGTAGCCTGGGGGAGGTAAGGAGTGAAAAGCGTCTtgcgctgttgctgttggggctGCTGGGCAGCCATTTGAGGAGCGTGTTGGCTGGCGCCAAGACCAGCCATGTGCTGGCCGCTCATCTGAGCAATCTGGAGAGCCTGCAACTGGTTGAGCTGCATAGGGTTGAGCTGTTGACCAGGGAACATGCCGGGGACCATCATCTGCCCAGGGAGCTGCATCAACTGAGGCTGGCCAGCATACTGGAAAGCGCCTAGACCAGAGATGGactggtggttgatggaccCGCGGCTGCGATGGCCCGGCTGGAACACCTGGTTCTGACCGGCGCCGGCAGACTGGTCCTGGCCCTGATTTTGGTTCTGGCTCTGGTTGCGCCAGTTGCCATCAAAGTTCCGAGATCCAGTGCGGGCGtgacctccaccagcacc
Proteins encoded in this window:
- a CDS encoding hypothetical protein (EggNog:ENOG503NWT3; COG:S), encoding MPSFTKTLGVVVAGLAAVASALPSIPKLNKAQLKMYQHAKRQNAAAQALGINDLDILQFALTLEWLEAAFYQQGFARFPVTDFQALGLNERQIEDLTKIGKTEEEHVVLLQSALAQAGVQPVQPCTYNFGFTDAAGMVATAAVLENVGVSAYLGAAALISDGSILTTAGSILTIEARHQTFVRAASGVVAVPQAFDTPLTPKQVFSLAAPFIESCPEGSNLILTAFPSLALGAGIDAATVTAGTVIRLESEAAAGATHCGFTTGGNPGGTVFTTFTQEAGCEVPQNLAGVTYVSLTSAGPLTGVITDEITVAGPMVMQVS
- the SSD1 gene encoding Translational repressor (COG:J; EggNog:ENOG503NWBH), with protein sequence MDQQQQQQQQSQQPQAQPGGVPGPTGRRLHIAHRRSPSELTPLMSMYANPGMEQLAIAQQIELLQQQQQQLQATYQHMGMLQNAQALGQGGFNPLQQAMPNLSPQTGFQFPNQLQQQNVSLAPPTQPLSHRRNQSAIPNMGMGGPPPAPSAGASGSAFGNFENLQPAQRGENAGGRGGRGGGAGGGHQRRHSLALADAKKAAEIAQQKRTTSGFQFPAPGASGSAEKTETDAKGASAAPAPAPVAAPADSQIAQGSSFRGGRGGGHGRSQSMAVGAGGRGGRGGGMNFSGDDLQRRGGGAGGGHARTGSRNFDGNWRNQSQNQNQGQDQSAGAGQNQVFQPGHRSRGSINHQSISGLGAFQYAGQPQLMQLPGQMMVPGMFPGQQLNPMQLNQLQALQIAQMSGQHMAGLGASQHAPQMAAQQPQQQQRKTLFTPYLPQATLPALLGDGQLVSGILRVNKKNRSDAYVSTQDGLLDADIFICGSKDRNRALEGDLVAVELLDVDEVWSQKREKEEKKKRKDITDTRSGSTAGTNQGSTNDDNGAEGGLRRRGSLRQRPTQKKNDDVEVEGQSLLLVEEEEINDESKPLYAGHIVAVIERVAGQMFSGTLGLLRPSSQATKEKQEAERAARDGSNSRHHDNRAQEKPKIVWFKPTDKRVPLIAIPTEQAPRDFVEKHQDYADQIFVACIKRWPITSLHPFGTLVEKLGKMGDLKVETDALLRDNNFSSDEFSDAVLRSVNPPDWTIAKEDEAALGSRRDFRGEKVFTLDLESTAELGNGVHVKTLPDGKVEIGVHVPDVTHFVKPASLVDREAKKRGTAVQLMNRFCALLPPRLSGEYCALTPEEDRLTVSVVFHVNPHTGAVAEGDTWIGKGIVKSGGKLSLSQIDEALSNQAGFSHPVAGAKDIQLLSLLAQKFHEARLGAGGEPIAPLRLLQQLDDENIPVKHNVFDSSLATELVEELMHKTNTYVAQRLAAALPEKALLRRHAPPNSRRLQTFVERMSALGYEIDSTSSGSLQNSLFRVDDSDIRKGMETLLLKSMQRAKYFIAGKTAQHLWSHYALNVPLYTHFTAPTRRYADILVHRQLEAVLTETEYTEDLENLIKTVESCNTKKDSAQNAQEQSVHIEACRTMDKVRQETNGDLISEGIVVCVYESAFDVLIPDWGFEKRVHCDQLPLKKAEFRKEKRVLELYWEKGVPSSAYVPEDERPRAGGASQRVSNAVAAARQAEEAERVKKEREEAARKQTETGTIAPESADALFDDDEDNASDITEAMAGASLAERPTQSVPGSPTRSSSTLHRTRSDSKVPVTEAPETRLTNKEKYLKLFKLREEGGEYIQDVTEMTRVPVILKTDLSKSPPCLTIRSLNPYAL